Proteins from a single region of Cetobacterium ceti:
- a CDS encoding thermonuclease family protein — protein sequence MKKIFLLLMILLMSTYTFALEGKVIKVADGDTITILDHHKKVKVRFYGIDAPEKTQEYGMKSKDILDHLLYGKYVNIDVKDIDQYGRTVGIVYYKHKNINVEMVKNGNAWWYKRYSKDNMELAAAEIYAKQEKKGLWEGKNPIAPWKYRKLKKDKVNI from the coding sequence ATGAAAAAAATATTTTTACTACTTATGATATTACTGATGAGTACATATACTTTTGCACTAGAAGGAAAAGTTATAAAAGTTGCTGATGGAGATACTATAACAATATTAGATCATCATAAAAAAGTTAAAGTTAGATTTTATGGAATAGATGCTCCTGAAAAGACTCAAGAGTATGGGATGAAATCAAAGGATATACTAGATCATCTTTTATATGGTAAATATGTAAATATTGATGTGAAGGATATAGACCAATATGGTAGAACAGTAGGAATAGTATATTATAAACATAAAAATATCAATGTGGAAATGGTAAAAAATGGGAATGCTTGGTGGTATAAAAGATACTCAAAGGATAATATGGAATTAGCTGCTGCTGAGATATATGCTAAACAAGAAAAAAAAGGATTATGGGAGGGAAAAAATCCAATAGCTCCTTGGAAATATAGAAAGTTAAAAAAAGATAAAGTGAACATATAA
- a CDS encoding LytTR family transcriptional regulator DNA-binding domain-containing protein produces the protein MIKIRVDIEEKLKILLEETLEYKFIEKEELEEEIFLIDISRENLLEKIKDSAKKNIPVIVLLGKENIREMRKLLKLEYIEDCVLRQDIFELEEAIEKILQNKKNYKEFYLNDTYQRGIVEISEVIYITYCRVSRKTEIHLFTDKIFTVKSSFSEVEEKIIKIKDFYKLDRGTIINISLIRSLDYKEERIIFKDETYIYTSKAKLKELEEKRLLSFGKIIL, from the coding sequence ATGATTAAAATTAGAGTAGATATAGAAGAGAAATTAAAAATTTTATTAGAAGAAACTTTAGAATATAAATTTATAGAGAAAGAAGAGTTAGAAGAAGAAATTTTTCTTATAGATATAAGTAGAGAAAATCTTTTAGAAAAAATAAAAGATTCTGCGAAAAAAAATATTCCTGTAATAGTTTTATTAGGAAAGGAAAATATAAGAGAAATGCGTAAATTATTAAAATTAGAATATATTGAAGACTGTGTTTTACGACAAGATATATTTGAATTAGAAGAAGCAATAGAAAAAATTTTGCAAAATAAAAAAAATTATAAAGAATTTTATTTAAATGATACTTACCAAAGAGGAATTGTTGAAATCTCAGAAGTTATTTATATAACTTATTGTAGAGTATCAAGAAAAACGGAAATACATTTATTTACAGATAAAATTTTTACTGTTAAAAGTAGTTTTTCAGAGGTAGAAGAAAAAATTATAAAAATAAAAGATTTTTATAAATTAGATAGAGGAACAATAATTAATATTTCTCTTATTAGAAGTTTAGATTATAAGGAAGAACGTATTATTTTTAAAGATGAAACTTATATTTATACAAGTAAGGCAAAATTAAAAGAATTAGAAGAGAAAAGATTATTATCCTTTGGAAAAATAATCTTGTAA
- the buk gene encoding butyrate kinase yields MEEFKILAINPGSTSTKIAIYKNEKMIMEENIIHLDEINRSLEEEFIFRKNLIDNFLKEKNFSIKEISAISARGGLLKPISGGVYKINKIMLDDLWNEKYGKHPCNLGAILAESIGEKYNIPRFIVDPVVVDEMTEVAKLTGLKEIKRKSIFHCLNQRAVAKEYSKLKNKKYESLNLIVAHLGGGISVGLHKKGKIVDVNNALNGDGPFSPERSGGLPVEGILNLIFEKKYSKEKIMKKIKGEGGIYNYLGTKNLKEIIEQIEEIKEYKLIIDGMIYQIVKEIGSLYGVANGDIDGVIFTGGISYSEYIIKELKEKLKFIKNIEIFPGEMEMKALVFNILDVLRNEVEIKEYK; encoded by the coding sequence ATGGAAGAATTTAAAATTTTAGCAATTAATCCTGGGTCTACTTCTACAAAAATAGCTATTTATAAAAATGAAAAAATGATTATGGAAGAAAATATTATACATTTAGATGAAATAAATCGCAGTTTAGAAGAAGAATTTATATTTCGGAAAAATTTAATTGATAATTTTTTAAAAGAAAAAAATTTTTCAATAAAAGAGATTTCTGCTATAAGTGCAAGAGGAGGTCTTTTAAAACCAATTTCAGGAGGAGTCTATAAAATTAATAAAATCATGTTAGATGATTTATGGAATGAAAAATATGGAAAACATCCTTGTAATTTAGGGGCAATTTTAGCAGAGAGTATAGGAGAAAAATATAATATTCCTAGATTTATAGTTGACCCAGTTGTTGTAGATGAGATGACTGAAGTTGCTAAATTAACAGGACTAAAAGAGATAAAAAGGAAGTCGATATTTCATTGTTTAAATCAAAGAGCAGTGGCAAAAGAATATTCTAAACTAAAAAATAAAAAATATGAAAGTTTAAATTTAATTGTGGCTCATTTAGGTGGTGGAATATCAGTAGGACTTCATAAAAAAGGAAAAATTGTAGATGTAAATAATGCTTTAAATGGAGATGGACCTTTTTCTCCAGAAAGATCTGGAGGATTACCTGTAGAAGGAATATTAAATTTAATTTTCGAAAAAAAATATTCAAAAGAAAAAATAATGAAAAAAATTAAGGGTGAAGGGGGTATATATAATTATTTAGGTACAAAGAATTTAAAAGAAATTATTGAACAGATAGAAGAAATAAAAGAATATAAGTTAATAATTGATGGAATGATTTATCAAATTGTAAAAGAAATAGGAAGTCTTTATGGGGTAGCGAATGGAGATATTGATGGAGTGATATTTACAGGGGGAATTTCATATTCTGAATATATAATTAAAGAATTAAAAGAAAAATTAAAGTTTATAAAAAATATAGAGATTTTTCCAGGTGAAATGGAGATGAAAGCTTTAGTTTTTAATATTTTAGATGTTTTACGAAATGAAGTAGAAATAAAAGAATATAAATAA
- a CDS encoding Glu/Leu/Phe/Val family dehydrogenase, with product MNIFKKMEEFNYEQLVYFYDSETELKGITCIHNTTLGPALGGTRLWNYNSEEDAVEDVIRLARGMTYKAACAGLNLGGGKTVLIGDAKKIKSESYFRGLGRYVQSLNGRYITAEDVNTSTKDMAYVAMETDYVVGLGGKSGNPSPVTAYGAFMGIKAALMKKFEDSSIEGRTFAVQGAGQTGYYLIDYLLGNNKFKEKAKKIYFTEINESYIERMNKEHPEVEFISPDKIYSLEVDVFVPCALGKIVNDKTIDEFKCPIIAGTANNVLEREAHGNMLKERGILYAPDYVINAGGLINVYHELNGYNKENAILEVELIYDRLLEIFNIADSLNISTNIAANEFAEKRIKQIKSLKNNFIKR from the coding sequence GTGAATATATTTAAAAAAATGGAAGAATTTAACTATGAACAACTTGTTTATTTTTATGATTCTGAAACTGAATTAAAAGGTATTACCTGTATTCATAATACTACTTTAGGACCTGCATTAGGAGGAACAAGACTTTGGAATTATAATTCTGAAGAAGATGCTGTTGAAGATGTTATAAGATTAGCTCGTGGAATGACATATAAAGCCGCTTGTGCTGGATTAAATTTAGGTGGTGGAAAAACTGTTTTAATTGGAGATGCTAAAAAAATAAAATCAGAAAGTTATTTTAGAGGATTAGGAAGATATGTTCAATCGCTAAATGGAAGATATATTACCGCTGAAGATGTAAATACAAGTACTAAGGATATGGCCTACGTTGCTATGGAAACTGATTATGTTGTTGGTTTAGGAGGTAAAAGTGGGAATCCTTCTCCAGTAACTGCTTATGGAGCTTTTATGGGAATTAAAGCTGCTTTAATGAAAAAATTCGAAGACTCTTCCATTGAAGGAAGAACATTTGCCGTACAAGGAGCTGGACAAACTGGTTATTATTTAATCGATTATTTATTGGGTAATAATAAATTCAAAGAAAAAGCGAAAAAAATTTATTTTACAGAAATTAATGAGTCTTATATTGAGAGAATGAATAAAGAACACCCTGAAGTTGAATTTATTAGTCCAGATAAAATTTATTCTCTTGAAGTTGATGTATTTGTTCCTTGCGCTCTTGGAAAAATTGTTAATGATAAAACTATTGATGAGTTTAAATGTCCAATTATTGCTGGTACTGCAAATAATGTACTAGAAAGAGAAGCTCATGGAAATATGCTAAAGGAGCGAGGAATATTATATGCTCCTGATTATGTTATAAATGCTGGTGGTCTTATAAATGTTTATCATGAGTTAAATGGCTATAACAAGGAAAATGCAATACTCGAGGTAGAACTTATATATGACAGACTTTTAGAAATTTTTAATATTGCTGACTCTTTAAATATTTCAACTAATATTGCTGCTAATGAATTTGCAGAAAAAAGAATAAAGCAAATTAAATCTCTAAAAAATAATTTTATAAAAAGATAG
- a CDS encoding phosphate acyltransferase, whose protein sequence is MKTFEEILEKSKNEESIKPTLVVACADDLHVLEAVNKAYLEKMINVILVGDQFKIEKICKENNIDFKDFKILNSLDKKESCDLAIKTLKSEGDILMKGLVDSSIILKSVLNKESGIKPHGNILSHVGLVELDTYDKFLFITDGAMNIAPNLEEKIEIIKNAVYLAEKLNISNPKVAVLAAKEKVDDKMPITKIAQRLEELNSLDEIKDCMIQGPLALDNAISKESVIIKGITGPVAGNADILLVPEIESGNILYKSLIYFSKAKAAGIILGADYPIVLTSRADSFENKFLSIALSTIL, encoded by the coding sequence TTGAAAACATTTGAGGAAATTTTAGAAAAAAGTAAAAATGAAGAAAGTATCAAACCAACTTTAGTTGTGGCTTGTGCTGATGACCTTCATGTTTTAGAAGCGGTTAATAAAGCATATCTAGAAAAAATGATAAATGTTATTTTAGTAGGAGATCAATTTAAAATTGAAAAAATTTGTAAAGAAAATAATATTGACTTTAAAGACTTTAAAATATTAAATTCTCTAGATAAAAAAGAATCCTGTGATTTAGCAATTAAAACTCTTAAATCTGAAGGGGATATTTTAATGAAAGGTCTTGTTGACTCTTCTATTATTTTAAAAAGTGTTTTAAATAAAGAATCTGGAATAAAACCCCATGGGAATATTTTATCTCATGTAGGTTTAGTAGAATTAGATACTTATGATAAATTTTTATTTATAACAGACGGTGCAATGAATATTGCACCTAATTTAGAAGAAAAAATTGAAATTATTAAAAATGCTGTTTATTTAGCGGAAAAATTAAATATTTCTAATCCTAAAGTTGCAGTCTTAGCAGCTAAGGAGAAAGTAGATGATAAAATGCCTATAACAAAAATTGCTCAAAGATTAGAAGAATTAAATTCTTTGGATGAAATTAAAGATTGTATGATACAGGGACCTCTTGCTTTAGATAATGCAATTTCTAAAGAATCTGTAATTATAAAAGGAATAACTGGTCCTGTAGCAGGAAATGCTGATATATTATTAGTTCCTGAAATTGAATCTGGTAATATTTTATATAAATCTTTAATTTATTTTTCTAAGGCTAAGGCAGCAGGAATTATTTTAGGAGCAGATTACCCTATCGTATTAACATCTAGAGCTGATTCCTTTGAAAATAAATTTCTTTCCATAGCCTTAAGTACTATTTTATAG
- a CDS encoding 4Fe-4S binding protein yields the protein MGKGIVSFKEERCKGCQLCVKFCPVHIIALNKNKVNDKGYTPAGILNMDKCIACKNCETICPDLVISVEKI from the coding sequence TTGGGTAAAGGTATAGTAAGTTTTAAAGAAGAAAGGTGTAAAGGTTGTCAACTCTGTGTAAAATTTTGTCCTGTTCATATTATTGCATTAAATAAAAATAAAGTTAATGATAAAGGTTATACTCCTGCAGGTATTTTAAATATGGATAAATGTATTGCTTGTAAAAATTGTGAAACTATTTGTCCAGATCTAGTAATTTCTGTGGAAAAAATTTAA
- a CDS encoding 3-methyl-2-oxobutanoate dehydrogenase subunit VorB: MEKIFIKGNEAIGLAAIKAGCKGFFGYPITPQNEVPEYLSRELPLNGGVFIQAESEIAAINMVYGAGGCGARVMTSSSSPGIALKQEGISYLCGAEVPCLIVSVMRGGPGLGGIQPSQADYFQATRGGGNGDYYHPIYAPATVQETMELIYEAFDVADIYKIPTMVLLDGVIAQVMEPVILPEYIPRKDLPKNKDWATTGTKGKRKPNIINSLFLNPNDLEEHCNKLDSKYKKIIENEIKWETFNCENSEILLVAYGTTSNICKNAIELLKKEAIDVGLFRPISIWPFPKEQIHEIAKNKKFILTVEMSKGQMIEDVKLSINGITPVYFFGRTGGIIPTEEEIVQEIKRLLQGGNL; the protein is encoded by the coding sequence ATGGAAAAAATTTTTATTAAAGGAAATGAGGCTATTGGTTTAGCTGCTATTAAAGCTGGATGTAAAGGTTTTTTTGGTTATCCAATAACTCCTCAAAATGAAGTTCCTGAATATTTATCTAGAGAACTTCCTCTAAATGGCGGAGTATTTATTCAAGCAGAATCAGAAATAGCTGCTATAAATATGGTTTATGGTGCTGGAGGTTGTGGAGCTAGAGTTATGACTTCCTCTTCATCTCCAGGAATTGCTTTAAAACAAGAAGGAATATCCTATTTATGCGGAGCTGAAGTTCCTTGTTTAATAGTAAGTGTTATGAGAGGAGGTCCTGGATTAGGTGGAATTCAACCATCTCAAGCAGACTATTTTCAAGCAACTAGGGGAGGAGGAAATGGAGATTACTATCACCCTATTTACGCTCCTGCAACAGTTCAAGAAACTATGGAATTAATTTATGAAGCTTTTGATGTAGCCGATATTTATAAAATTCCTACTATGGTTTTATTAGATGGGGTTATTGCTCAAGTTATGGAACCTGTTATTCTTCCAGAATATATTCCACGAAAAGATCTTCCTAAAAATAAAGATTGGGCAACTACAGGAACAAAAGGAAAACGAAAACCAAATATTATTAACTCTTTATTTCTAAATCCAAATGATTTAGAAGAACATTGTAATAAATTAGATTCGAAATATAAAAAAATAATTGAAAATGAGATTAAATGGGAAACTTTTAATTGTGAAAATTCTGAAATTTTATTAGTTGCCTATGGTACCACAAGTAACATTTGTAAAAATGCCATTGAATTATTAAAAAAAGAAGCCATTGATGTAGGACTTTTTAGACCAATTTCCATATGGCCTTTCCCTAAAGAACAAATTCATGAGATAGCAAAAAATAAAAAATTTATTTTAACTGTTGAAATGAGCAAAGGGCAAATGATAGAAGACGTTAAACTTTCTATTAATGGAATTACACCTGTTTATTTTTTTGGCCGTACAGGAGGAATTATCCCTACTGAAGAGGAAATCGTTCAAGAAATAAAAAGATTGTTGCAGGGAGGTAATTTATGA